In Bacillota bacterium, the genomic window CGGAGGAGGCGCGGGCGCGGCGTGGCCCGCGCATTTTTCTTGCCGGGGGGGACGGGAGTGGCGGACGGGCTGGTGGATCTGCGCAGCGACACGGTGACGAAACCCTCGCCCGAGATGCGCCGGGCCATGGCCGAGGCCGAGGTGGGCGACGACGTCTACGGCGAGGATCCCACGGTGCGCGAGCTGGAGGAGACGGGAGCGGCGCTGGTGGGCCAGGAGGCGGGCCTCTTCGTGCCCAGCGGCACCATGGGCAACCAGGTGGCGGTGCTGACCCACACCCGCCGCGGCGACGAGGTCTTTCTCGAGGCCGAGTCCCACATCTACTACTACGAGGTGGGCGACATCGCCGCCCTGGCCGGCGCCCAGCCGCGCCCCATCCCCGGCTCGCGCGGGCGCTTCACCGCCGCCGACCTGCGCGCGGCGGTGCGCGAGCCGAACATCCACTACCCCAACCCGCGCCTGGTCTGCCTGGAGAACACGCACAACCGGGCGGGCGGCGCCGTCTGGCGTCCCGAGGAAGTGGACGCGGTGGTGGAGGCGGCGCACGAGCTGGGCCTGGCGATCCACCTCGACGGCGCCCGCCTCTTCAACGCGGCGGTGGCGCTGGGCCTGCCCGCGGCGCGGCTGGCGCGCGGCGTGGACAGCGTCATGTTCTGCCTCTCCAAGGGGCTGGGCGCGCCGGTCGGCTCGCTCCTCTGCGGGCCGGCGGAGTGGATCGAGCGCGCCCGCAAGGAGAGAAAACGGCTGGGCGGCGGCATGCGCCAGGCCGGTATCCTGGCGGCGGCCGGTCTCTGGGCGCTCCGCCACAACGTCGAGCGCCTCGCCGAGGACCACGCCAACGCCCGCTGGCTGGCCGAGCAGCTGGCCCAGATCCGCGGGCTGCGCGTCGACCCCGCCGAGGTGGAGACCAACATGGTGATGGTGGGCGTGCCGGGCCCGGCGGAGGCCTTCTCCCGGGCGCTGCGCCAGCGCGGCGTCCTGGCCAACCCCAGCCGGCCGGGGACGCTCCGCCTCGTCACCCACCTGGACGTCGACCGGGCGGGCTGCGAGCGGGCCGTGCAGGCCTTCCGGGAGGTCGCTCGCGAGCTGGCGGCCTGAGGTTCGGGCCCCCGGCGCGGGCGCGCGCCGGGGGCCGGGAGGAGGAGGGAGGCCCAAGATGGCGGCAGGCATCGAGCTGCGGACCGAGATCCCCGGACCCCGCTCCCGCGAGATCCTGGAGCGGCAGGAGCGCGCCGTGCCGCGCGCGCTCTCGGTGCTCCACCCGGTGGTCATCGCCCGCGCGCGCGGGGCGCTGGTGGAGGACGTGGACGGGAACGTCTTCCTCGATCTGACCGGCGGCGTGGGCGTGCTCAACGTGGGCCACGCCCGCCCGGAGGTGGTGGAGGCGATCCGCGAGCAGGCGGACCGCTTCCTGCACACCGACTACACCGTCGTCCCCTACGAGCTCTACATCACGCTGGCCGAGGAGCTGGCCCGGCGGGTGCCGGTGGAGCCTCCGGTCAAGGTGGCCTTCTTCAACAGCGGCGCCGAGGCGGTGGAAAACGCCGTCAAGATCGCCAAGCGGGCCACCGGCCGCCACGAGGTGATCGCCTTCGAGGGCGCCTTCCACGGGCGGACGCTGGGCGCGCTGGCGCTCACCTCCAAGCCGCGGCCCTACCGCCACGGCATGGGCCCCTTCCCGCCGGGCGTCCACCGCCTGCCCTACGCCTACTGCTACCGCTGCCCGCTGGGCCTGGAGTACCCCGGCTGTGGTCTGGCCTGCGCCGAGGCGCTGGAGCGCGGTTTCCACACGCGCTACTCGGAGGACGAGGTGGCGGCCGTGGTCATCGAGCCGGTGCAGGGCGAGGGCGGCTTCGTCGTGCCGCCGACGGAGTTCCTGCGGCGGGTGGCGGAGATCGCGCGGGCGCACGGCGTCCTCCTGATCGCGGACGAGGTGCAGACGGGCTTCGGGAGGACGGGAGCGCTCTTCGCCTCCGAGCGGGCGGGGATCCGGCCCGACCTCATGACCCTGGCCAAGTCCATCGCCGGCGGGCTGCCGCTCAGCGCGGTCGCCGGCCGGGCGGAGCTGATGGACGCGCCGGAGGACGGCGAGATCGGCGGCACCTACGTGGGCAACCCGGTGGCGCTGGCGGCGGCGCGCGAAGTGCTCGGGGTGCTGGAGCGCGAGCGGCTGGCCGAACGGGCCGAGGCCCTGGGCGCCCGGCTGGGCGAGGGCCTGCGCGCGCTGGCCGAGCGGCACCGCCTGATCGGCGACGTGCGCCGGCTGGGCGCCATGGTGGGCGTGGAGCTGGTGCGCGACCGGACGAGCAAGGAGCCGGCCGGGCGCGAGGCGCGGGCGGTGGTGGCCGCCATGCGCAGGCGCGGCGTGCTGGCGCTGACGGCCGGGATCTACGGGAACGTGATCCGCTTCCTCAATCCGCTCGTCATCTCCGACGAGCAGGTGGAGGCGGCGCTGGCCGTCCTGGACGAGGCGCTGGGCGAGGTGGAGGCCGGCGCGTGAGCGCCGCGGGCGGCCGGCCGGCGGGGGCGGGGGATGCCGGGTGAGCCTCTTCGACCAGATGGGGGAGGCCTTCCGGGCGGCGCACGCGCCGCTGGCCGACCGCATGCGGCCGCGCAGCCTGGAGGAGTTCGTCGGGCAGGAGGCGGTGATCGGCAAGGGCCGCCTCCTGCGCCGCGCCATCGAGTCCGGGCGGGTGCCGAGCCTCCTCCTCTGGGGGCCGCCGGGCAGCGGCAAGACGACGCTGGCGCGGCTCATCGCCCGCTCCGCCGGCGCCGCCTTCGTCCAGCTGAGCGCCGTCAGCGCGGGCGTCGCCGACCTGCGCCGCGTCGTCGCCGAGGCGCAGGAGCGGCAGCGGCTGGAGCAGCGGGCGACCATCCTCTTCATCGACGAGATCCACCGCTTCAACAAGGCGCAGCAGGACGCCATCCTGCCCTACGTGGAGGACGGGACGCTGACGCTGGTGGGCGCCACCACCGAGAACCCGTACTTCGAGGTGGTGGCTCCGCTCCTCTCCCGTCTCCGCCTCTTCCGGCTGGAGCCGCTGGGCGAGGCCGATCTGCGCACCATCCTGGTGCGTGCGCTGGCCGATCCCGAGCGCGGCCTGGGCGGGCTCCGGGCGACGGTGGAGGAGGCGGCGCTGGAGCACCTGGTGCGCATGGCGGCGGGCGACGCGCGCACGGCGCTCAACGCGCTGGAGCTGGCCGTCCTCAGCACCCCGCCCGGGCCGGACGGGAGCCGCCGCGTCACCCTGGCGGCGGCGGAGGAGGCGCTCCAGGCCAAGGCGCTCCGCTACGACCGGCTGGGCGACGAGCACTACGACACGGCCAGCGCCTTCATCAAGAGCATGCGCGGCTCCGATCCCGACGCGGCGCTCTACTGGATGGCGCGGATGATCGAGGCCGGCGAGGACCCGCGCTTCATCGCCCGCCGCCTGGTCATCCACGCGGCGGAAGACGTGGGCCTGGCCGACCCCATGGCGCTGGTGGTGGCGGCGGCCGCCTTCCAGGCGGCCGAGCTGGTGGGCTGGCCCGAGGGGCGCATCCCGCTGGCCGAGGCGGTCCTCTACGTGGCCACGGCACCCAAGTCCAACAGCGTCGTCCGCGCCATCGACGCCGCGCAGGAGGCGGTGCGCCGGCGGCCGGCGGGCGGGGTGCCGCTCCACCTGCGCTCCACCGGCTACCGTGGCGCCGCCCGGCTGGGGCACGGCGCCGGCTACCTCTACCCGCACGACGACCCGCGCGGCTTCGTCGAGCAGCGCTACCTGCCGGAGGGCGTGGAGGGCGGCTTCTACCGGCCGGGGAGGCGCGGCTACGAGCGCGAGGTGGCCCGCCGCCTGGCCGGCTGGTGGCCGCGCCGCTGGCCGGCGCCGCCCGCGGAGGAGAGCGGGCCCCTGCCCGGCGACTGAGGCCGGCCGGCGGCGCCCGGGGCGCCGCCAATGGGCGCGGTTGACCCTCGCCGGGCGCCGATGCTAGGATACGGATGAATAGCCTACTGGATTGCTCGGAATTGACGGCCGGCCGCCGTCCCGGTCGCCGAGCCGCCGCCCCGGAGGGCGGGCCGCGAAAGCCCGGCCGGCCGGGGCGGGGGACGGGGAGGCGAAAGCGGTCTTGAACATCTCGACGCGCGGGCGCTACGGCCTCATGGCCATGACCGAACTGGCCATGCGCTACGGCGAGGGGCCGGTGCCGCTCAAGACCATCGCGGAGAGCCAGGGGCTGAGCGAGAGCTACCTGGAGCAGCTCTTCGCCGCCCTGCGCAAGGCCTCGCTGGTGCGGAGCGTGCGCGGCGCGCAGGGGGGCTACGAGCTGGGCCGGCCTCCCGAGGCGATCAGCGTCGGTGAGGTGCTGCGCGTCCTGGAGGGGCCGTTGGCGCCGGTGGAGTGCGCCATCGAGGGCCGGGACGACTTCGAACACTGCGGCAACCCGGAGCGTTGCATGACGCGGAGCGTCTGGGTCCGGCTGCGGCAGAGCATCGAGCGGGTGGTCGACTCCATCAACCTGGCCAGCCTCTGCGAGGAGGCGCGCCAGCGGGGCGGCCAGAGCCTCATGTACTACATCTAGAGCAAAGGGCCGGGGGCCGGCCCGGCGCGCGGGAGCCGGGCGTTCCGGGCGCGCGCGGCCCCGGGCGGACGGCCGGTGGGTGAAGCGGTGATCTACCTGGACTGGGCGGCCACCACGCCGATCCGGGAGGAGGTCCTGGAGGCGATGGTGGCCTTCGAGCGCGAGGCGTGGGCCAACCCCTCCAGCACGCACGCGCCCGGGCGGCGGGCGCGGGCGCGGCTGGAGGCGGCGCGCCGCGCGGTTCACGACTGGCTGGGCCTGCCGGGGGGGCGGCTGGTCTTCACCTCGGGCGGGACCGAGGCCGACAACCTGGCGGTCTTCGGCCTGGCGGCCGCGGCCGAGGCGCGGGGCGCCCCGCGGCGGGCCGTCACCAGCGCCGTCGAGCACCGCGCGGTCCTCGACGCCTTCCTCCGCCTGGAGCGGCGCGGCTGGGAGGTGGAGTTCCTCGGGCCCGACGCGCGCGGCGTCGTCCCGCCGGAGGCGGTGGAGGCGGCGCTGGAGCGACCGGCGGCCTTCCTCAGCCTGATGTGGGCCAACAACGAGACCGGCGCCATCCAGCCCGTGGCCGAGGCCGCCCGGCTGGCTCATGCGCGCGGTCTCCCGGTCCACGCCGACGCCGTCCAGGCGGCGCCGCTCCTCCGCCTGGGCCCCGGCGCGGAGGGGCACGACAGCCGCCACACCGGGGAGGGACCCGACCTGGTGGCCGTCTCGGCGCACAAGCTGGGCGGGCCCAAGGGGGTGGGCGCGCTCTGGCTTCGCGACGGGCTGGAGGTGGAGCCGCTCCTGGCCGGCGGCGGCCAGGAGTGGGAGCTTCGCCCGGGGACGGAGAACGCCGCCGGCATCGTCGGCTTCGGTCGCGCCGCCGAGTTGGCGGCGCGCGAGGCGCCGGGGGAGTGGGAGCGGCTTCGCCGGCTGGGGGAGCGCTTCCTGGCCGAGCTGCGCGCGCGCTGGCCCGGCGTCCTCCTCAACGGGCCGGAGGAA contains:
- the gabT gene encoding 4-aminobutyrate--2-oxoglutarate transaminase; amino-acid sequence: MAAGIELRTEIPGPRSREILERQERAVPRALSVLHPVVIARARGALVEDVDGNVFLDLTGGVGVLNVGHARPEVVEAIREQADRFLHTDYTVVPYELYITLAEELARRVPVEPPVKVAFFNSGAEAVENAVKIAKRATGRHEVIAFEGAFHGRTLGALALTSKPRPYRHGMGPFPPGVHRLPYAYCYRCPLGLEYPGCGLACAEALERGFHTRYSEDEVAAVVIEPVQGEGGFVVPPTEFLRRVAEIARAHGVLLIADEVQTGFGRTGALFASERAGIRPDLMTLAKSIAGGLPLSAVAGRAELMDAPEDGEIGGTYVGNPVALAAAREVLGVLERERLAERAEALGARLGEGLRALAERHRLIGDVRRLGAMVGVELVRDRTSKEPAGREARAVVAAMRRRGVLALTAGIYGNVIRFLNPLVISDEQVEAALAVLDEALGEVEAGA
- a CDS encoding Rrf2 family transcriptional regulator, with protein sequence MNISTRGRYGLMAMTELAMRYGEGPVPLKTIAESQGLSESYLEQLFAALRKASLVRSVRGAQGGYELGRPPEAISVGEVLRVLEGPLAPVECAIEGRDDFEHCGNPERCMTRSVWVRLRQSIERVVDSINLASLCEEARQRGGQSLMYYI
- a CDS encoding cysteine desulfurase — translated: MIYLDWAATTPIREEVLEAMVAFEREAWANPSSTHAPGRRARARLEAARRAVHDWLGLPGGRLVFTSGGTEADNLAVFGLAAAAEARGAPRRAVTSAVEHRAVLDAFLRLERRGWEVEFLGPDARGVVPPEAVEAALERPAAFLSLMWANNETGAIQPVAEAARLAHARGLPVHADAVQAAPLLRLGPGAEGHDSRHTGEGPDLVAVSAHKLGGPKGVGALWLRDGLEVEPLLAGGGQEWELRPGTENAAGIVGFGRAAELAAREAPGEWERLRRLGERFLAELRARWPGVLLNGPEEAAPRPGARLPSIVNLAFPGLRAESLLIRLDLAGVAASAGAACSAGSLEPSHVVAAMGRAELAASSLRFSFGRLSREEEVVRAAEIVAREAEALAAGGRR
- the ltaE gene encoding low-specificity L-threonine aldolase, with amino-acid sequence MADGLVDLRSDTVTKPSPEMRRAMAEAEVGDDVYGEDPTVRELEETGAALVGQEAGLFVPSGTMGNQVAVLTHTRRGDEVFLEAESHIYYYEVGDIAALAGAQPRPIPGSRGRFTAADLRAAVREPNIHYPNPRLVCLENTHNRAGGAVWRPEEVDAVVEAAHELGLAIHLDGARLFNAAVALGLPAARLARGVDSVMFCLSKGLGAPVGSLLCGPAEWIERARKERKRLGGGMRQAGILAAAGLWALRHNVERLAEDHANARWLAEQLAQIRGLRVDPAEVETNMVMVGVPGPAEAFSRALRQRGVLANPSRPGTLRLVTHLDVDRAGCERAVQAFREVARELAA
- a CDS encoding replication-associated recombination protein A, which gives rise to MGEAFRAAHAPLADRMRPRSLEEFVGQEAVIGKGRLLRRAIESGRVPSLLLWGPPGSGKTTLARLIARSAGAAFVQLSAVSAGVADLRRVVAEAQERQRLEQRATILFIDEIHRFNKAQQDAILPYVEDGTLTLVGATTENPYFEVVAPLLSRLRLFRLEPLGEADLRTILVRALADPERGLGGLRATVEEAALEHLVRMAAGDARTALNALELAVLSTPPGPDGSRRVTLAAAEEALQAKALRYDRLGDEHYDTASAFIKSMRGSDPDAALYWMARMIEAGEDPRFIARRLVIHAAEDVGLADPMALVVAAAAFQAAELVGWPEGRIPLAEAVLYVATAPKSNSVVRAIDAAQEAVRRRPAGGVPLHLRSTGYRGAARLGHGAGYLYPHDDPRGFVEQRYLPEGVEGGFYRPGRRGYEREVARRLAGWWPRRWPAPPAEESGPLPGD